In the Hordeum vulgare subsp. vulgare chromosome 7H, MorexV3_pseudomolecules_assembly, whole genome shotgun sequence genome, one interval contains:
- the LOC123410033 gene encoding E3 ubiquitin-protein ligase ATL31-like, which produces MAKPTPPSCRHAVLLAALVLAAGAVARADDDDERDRKSDGGRGVVYGARKPPSFSAPMVVLLVALIATFFFIGFFSIYIRQCGRGNSPTIPAAAFLVLSRQEQQQQARPRGLDPDLVASFPAMTYAEARALREKEAGGKGADGTAVLECAVCLSEFEDGDQLRLLPKCSHAFHPDCIGEWLAGHVTCPVCRCSLAPEEPAAPAAAEADGAGGELQRAPEVAIDMNREGDGEEQEERMREAAELERIGSMRRAVRSRSRSGRPFSRAHSTGHSLSARFDGDLERFTLRLPEHVRRDMVAAGEESLRRTVARDAGARSARIGRSDRWPSFIARTFSSGVPFWAASRRAPDADAPAQCPPTPAPTAPPLPRTVREKTPDGSVVGSANSKGSVRFDCLGGRVAGDSEEEPEEEKAIIRRV; this is translated from the coding sequence ATGGCGAAGCCGACGccgccgtcttgccgccatgcggTGCTGCTCGCGGCGCTCGTCCTCGCGGCCGGCGCTGTCGCCCGggcggacgacgacgacgagcggGACAGGAAGAGTGACGGCGGGAGAGGGGTCGTGTACGGCGCGAGGAAGCCGCCCAGCTTCAGCGCGCCCATGGTGGTGCTGCTCGTGGCGCTCATCGCcaccttcttcttcatcggcTTCTTCTCCATCTACATCCGCCAGTGCGGCCGCGGCAACTCCCCCACCATCCCGGCCGCGGCCTTCCTCGTGCTGTCGcggcaggagcagcagcagcaggcccgGCCGCGCGGGCTCGACCCGGATCTGGTCGCCTCGTTCCCCGCCATGACCTACGCCGAGGCGAGGGCGCTCCGGGAGAAGGAAGCGGGAGGCAAGGGCGCGGACGGCACGGCCGTGCTCGAGTGCGCCGTCTGCCTCAGCGAGTTCGAGGACGGGGACCAGCTCCGCCTCCTCCCCAAGTGCAGCCACGCGTTCCACCCGGACTGCATCGGGGAGTGGCTCGCCGGCCACGTCACCTGCCCCGTCTGCCGCTGCAGCCTCGCCCCGGAGGAGCCGGCAGCCCCGGCCGCGGCCGAAGCGGACGGCGCTGGCGGGGAGTTGCAGCGGGCGCCGGAGGTGGCCATCGACATGAACCGCgagggcgacggcgaggagcaggaggagagaaTGAGGGAAGCAGCGGAGCTGGAGCGGATCGGCAGCATGCGGCGCGCGGTGCGGTCGCGGTCGCGGTCGGGGCGGCCGTTCTCGCGCGCGCACTCGACGGGCCACTCCCTCTCCGCGCGGTTCGACGGCGACCTGGAGCGGTTCACGCTGCGCCTCCCGGAGCACGTGCGCAGGGACATGGTGGCCGCGGGCGAGGAGAGCCTGCGCCGCACGGTGGCGCGGGACGCCGGCGCACGCAGCGCGCGGATCGGCCGGTCCGACCGGTGGCCGTCGTTCATCGCCAGGACGTTCTCCTCCGGGGTGCCGTTCTGGGCGGCCTCGAGGAGGGCGCCGGACGCGGACGCGCCAGCCCAATGCCCTCCGACACCCGCGCCGACGGCGCCGCCGCTGCCAAGAACCGTCCGTGAGAAGACGCCGGACGGGTCCGTCGTGGGCTCGGCCAACAGCAAGGGGAGCGTGCGCTTCGACTGCCTCGGCGGCAGGGTCGCCGGCGACAgcgaggaggagccggaggaggagaaggcgatcATCCGGCGAGTCTGA